From a single Chitinophaga sp. Cy-1792 genomic region:
- a CDS encoding neutral/alkaline non-lysosomal ceramidase N-terminal domain-containing protein, which produces MQFITSGRQFLALIFLSIIISLKSLAGTGNLKAGTSKINITPKTDQFIHDSVYARSLVLDVNGERIAFVSLDLPIFTSDRVEQACKQQYNIARVVLSSTHNHSAPMVDNKINVSESSPFQPYYEQQIIKVVGEAVAHMFPAKIAAGKSTFPQLGFNRLIVREDGRARESWVGDDHYKVENPERIPFGPVDPEVGVLKITDLQDNPRAIVMNYAMHADVVCFNYEVSADYPGVATRKVEAAFGNNVNCLFINGGAGNIESLMISPRKSGYKDTTHTNYAPMERTGELLAWEVIKLTKSISMPATTATDIKYKVDSLHFTGRYNVNRAYDVHLITLLINNQISIAVCPGEMFVQFQLDWKEKMKLASMNGFLFGYSWSGGKWPGYIPDVRSAAMGGYGADGDDVIQVGAGENIMTRHLQNYYTLNGSLRSYYSNK; this is translated from the coding sequence ATGCAGTTTATTACATCAGGCCGCCAGTTCCTGGCCCTTATTTTTCTATCAATAATCATTAGCTTGAAAAGCCTTGCCGGCACAGGAAATCTGAAGGCAGGAACCAGCAAAATCAACATCACACCGAAAACAGATCAGTTTATCCACGACTCTGTATATGCGAGAAGTTTAGTGCTGGATGTCAATGGTGAGCGCATTGCCTTCGTATCGCTGGATCTGCCCATATTCACCAGCGACCGCGTAGAACAGGCCTGCAAACAACAATATAACATTGCCAGAGTAGTGCTGAGTTCTACACACAATCACTCCGCCCCGATGGTGGATAATAAAATAAACGTTTCGGAGAGCAGCCCTTTCCAGCCTTATTACGAGCAGCAAATCATTAAAGTGGTTGGGGAAGCAGTTGCTCATATGTTCCCCGCAAAAATAGCGGCCGGGAAAAGCACCTTCCCGCAACTGGGCTTCAACCGCCTGATCGTTCGTGAAGATGGCCGTGCCCGCGAATCATGGGTAGGCGACGATCATTACAAGGTAGAAAATCCTGAACGTATTCCTTTCGGACCTGTAGATCCCGAAGTAGGCGTACTAAAAATTACTGACCTCCAGGACAATCCACGGGCCATCGTAATGAACTACGCCATGCATGCAGATGTGGTATGCTTTAACTATGAAGTATCAGCAGACTATCCCGGCGTTGCAACACGCAAAGTGGAAGCAGCATTCGGCAACAATGTCAACTGCCTGTTTATCAATGGGGGTGCCGGCAACATAGAATCGCTGATGATCAGTCCGCGGAAATCAGGTTATAAAGACACCACCCATACCAACTACGCCCCCATGGAGCGCACCGGTGAATTACTCGCATGGGAGGTAATCAAACTTACCAAAAGCATTAGCATGCCGGCAACTACTGCCACTGATATAAAATATAAGGTAGATTCCCTGCATTTTACCGGACGTTATAACGTCAATCGCGCATATGATGTACACCTTATCACCCTGCTCATCAATAACCAGATTTCCATCGCTGTTTGTCCGGGTGAAATGTTTGTGCAGTTTCAGCTCGACTGGAAAGAGAAGATGAAACTCGCTTCCATGAATGGTTTCCTCTTTGGTTATTCCTGGAGTGGTGGTAAATGGCCCGGATACATTCCGGATGTACGCTCCGCCGCGATGGGCGGCTACGGCGCCGATGGCGATGATGTCATTCAGGTAGGTGCCGGCGAAAATATTATGACCAGGCATCTTCAAAACTATTATACCCTCAATGGCTCACTGCGCAGCTATTACAGTAATAAATAA
- a CDS encoding MG2 domain-containing protein: MKWKIPIALLTGVITALAFLPAPTDWSDKIVKALEQFSSRYPQEKVYLHMDKDYYASGETIWFRAYITLQGLPSTQATNLYVELLDKNNNIVQKKLFASGGGISTGDFELPEAQKPGQYQIRAYTAWMNNFDPAYFFTKTIEVFDPAKKLGPESDSLAQDFAVQFFPEGGNSMEGQPSTVAFKAIDQNGYPIEVSGAVKNSKGEQISVIKSLHDGMGSFDYNPVAGETYQATVKSAKGQTKTVNLPTAQSKGLTLKVYNKGARIFYQAVPGSANDTSFNDLLVLAQMNSQMVYKANLDVGEGRISGFIPTGGIPSGVLQITLFTRSGLPVSERLVFVNKKDRVEMDVLESDVHREPRSKNTFVLRLPDTINTSISVAVTDAEAVPVDIKNASNIISNLLMTSDLKGFVYNPAWYFRNDSAATLQALDLVMMTNGWTRFSWEKIVNNEFPQIKFPYEQGLTMDGKATSGTGRPLTNGRIDMIIKVPADSSSMFAQAPVDDKGEFHITGMVFPDTAYIYYQGNDNIRKTKDVSVKFNSHFFEKTTLIKIPFPLRVPPAVDNSALKSFLANASESNKVQRSIANRQVYLKEVNVNAKKATPAETTEKRYVSGLFAGGDGMTFDLTKETATSLNVFQYLQAKVAGLNITGDINNPSISWRGGAPGIYLNEMQTDISQISTLPMSDVALIKVIRPPFMGMGGANGAIAVYTKKGGDNTPTNDPSVRGFELYKKAGYSVVKQFYSPDYSVKKEVHALPDKRLTLYWSANLPVDTLTHTAKFEFYNNDFTKKFRVVVEGMAEDGAVGRLEQEF, from the coding sequence ATGAAATGGAAAATTCCAATAGCACTACTGACAGGGGTGATAACCGCCTTGGCTTTCCTCCCTGCCCCAACGGATTGGTCGGACAAAATTGTGAAAGCGCTGGAACAGTTCAGTAGCCGCTATCCGCAGGAAAAAGTATACCTGCATATGGACAAGGATTACTACGCCTCCGGCGAAACTATCTGGTTCAGAGCCTATATTACCCTGCAGGGCCTCCCTTCTACCCAGGCCACTAACCTTTATGTAGAACTGCTCGACAAGAACAATAATATCGTTCAGAAAAAACTTTTCGCCAGCGGCGGAGGTATCTCCACCGGCGATTTCGAACTTCCGGAAGCACAGAAACCAGGTCAGTACCAGATCCGCGCCTATACCGCCTGGATGAACAACTTCGACCCGGCTTACTTCTTTACCAAAACCATCGAAGTATTTGATCCTGCCAAAAAACTCGGCCCTGAATCCGATTCACTGGCACAGGATTTTGCCGTGCAATTCTTCCCGGAAGGAGGTAACTCCATGGAAGGACAGCCATCCACAGTAGCTTTCAAGGCCATCGACCAGAACGGCTACCCGATCGAAGTAAGTGGTGCAGTGAAAAACAGCAAAGGCGAGCAAATCTCTGTAATAAAATCCCTGCACGATGGGATGGGAAGCTTCGACTACAATCCGGTAGCAGGAGAAACCTACCAGGCTACCGTAAAAAGTGCCAAAGGACAAACAAAAACCGTTAATCTGCCCACAGCTCAGTCGAAAGGCCTGACGCTGAAAGTATATAACAAAGGCGCCAGGATCTTCTATCAGGCCGTTCCAGGCTCCGCCAACGATACCAGCTTCAACGACCTGCTGGTCCTCGCACAGATGAACAGCCAGATGGTCTATAAAGCCAACCTGGACGTAGGAGAAGGTCGTATCTCCGGCTTCATCCCTACCGGCGGTATTCCTTCAGGTGTATTACAGATTACGCTGTTCACCAGATCCGGACTGCCAGTGTCGGAAAGACTGGTATTTGTCAACAAAAAAGACAGAGTAGAGATGGATGTCCTGGAATCAGATGTTCACAGAGAACCAAGATCCAAAAACACCTTCGTACTGCGCCTGCCGGATACCATCAATACCAGTATCTCTGTAGCAGTTACAGATGCGGAAGCAGTACCGGTAGATATCAAAAACGCCAGCAACATCATTTCCAACCTCCTGATGACCTCCGATCTGAAAGGTTTCGTATACAACCCTGCCTGGTACTTCAGAAACGACTCTGCTGCCACCTTACAGGCCCTCGACCTCGTAATGATGACCAACGGATGGACAAGGTTCAGCTGGGAAAAAATCGTCAACAACGAATTCCCGCAAATTAAATTCCCGTACGAACAGGGACTGACAATGGACGGCAAGGCCACTTCCGGCACCGGCAGACCATTGACCAACGGCCGCATCGACATGATCATCAAAGTGCCTGCCGACAGCTCCAGCATGTTTGCACAGGCGCCTGTTGATGATAAAGGAGAATTCCATATCACCGGAATGGTATTCCCGGATACCGCCTACATCTACTACCAGGGCAATGATAATATCAGGAAAACCAAAGACGTGAGCGTTAAATTCAACAGCCACTTCTTTGAAAAAACTACCCTGATAAAAATTCCTTTCCCGCTGCGCGTACCGCCGGCAGTAGACAACAGCGCCCTGAAATCATTCCTGGCCAATGCCTCTGAAAGCAATAAAGTACAAAGGTCTATTGCCAACAGACAAGTATATCTGAAAGAAGTAAATGTAAACGCCAAAAAAGCTACACCTGCTGAAACTACCGAAAAACGCTACGTTTCCGGGCTGTTTGCAGGCGGCGATGGCATGACCTTCGATCTGACAAAAGAAACGGCTACTTCGCTCAACGTATTCCAATACCTGCAGGCAAAAGTTGCGGGTCTGAATATCACCGGCGATATCAACAATCCAAGCATCAGCTGGCGTGGAGGTGCTCCTGGCATCTACCTCAACGAAATGCAGACCGATATCTCACAGATATCTACCCTTCCTATGTCGGATGTAGCGCTGATCAAAGTGATCCGTCCTCCGTTTATGGGCATGGGCGGCGCCAACGGTGCAATCGCAGTATACACCAAAAAAGGTGGCGACAACACCCCTACCAATGATCCAAGCGTTCGTGGCTTCGAACTGTATAAAAAAGCAGGGTACAGCGTGGTTAAACAGTTCTATTCACCTGACTACAGCGTGAAAAAAGAAGTGCACGCATTACCTGATAAACGCCTCACCCTCTACTGGAGCGCAAACCTGCCGGTAGATACCCTCACCCATACCGCTAAATTTGAATTCTATAACAATGATTTCACGAAGAAATTCAGAGTAGTAGTAGAAGGTATGGCTGAAGACGGTGCTGTAGGCAGATTAGAACAAGAGTTTTAA
- a CDS encoding NAD(P)/FAD-dependent oxidoreductase, giving the protein MSLKRKRLIVTGGGAAGFFCAVNAARMAPDLEVWLLEKTGKLLSKVKVSGGGRCNVTHNAPDITYMTKRYPRGGNFVKKAFGQFFVPDTLQWYGDRGVKIKAEPDGRMFPVTDDSQTIIDCLLREADKYLVNIKTNQEVSTLEKLPDGRWRLQLQGGQHMDADFVCVAAGGYAQAGKFHWLEQTGHSIVPPAPSLFTFNMPGNPITSLMGVASEASVKIAGTKLQQQGPVLITHWGMSGPAILRLSAWGARELQDMQYTFTAIVNWLPSYNENSLREDWPALRLELGKQKIYNRNPFQLPQRLWQFLLQQCGINEEMRWADVPSKEQNRLQKLLVAMEFPVKGKTTFKEEFVTCGGITLSEIDPNTMESRIAPGLFFAGEVMDVDGVTGGFNFQHAWTSGFIAAKTISSR; this is encoded by the coding sequence ATGAGTTTGAAGCGTAAAAGGCTTATTGTCACTGGTGGTGGCGCTGCAGGATTTTTCTGTGCGGTGAATGCGGCACGTATGGCCCCTGATCTGGAGGTATGGTTACTGGAAAAAACAGGTAAGCTGTTGTCGAAGGTAAAAGTGAGTGGGGGCGGCCGTTGCAATGTTACCCATAATGCACCGGATATAACCTACATGACTAAACGTTATCCGCGTGGAGGCAATTTTGTAAAAAAGGCCTTCGGGCAGTTCTTTGTGCCAGATACACTGCAGTGGTATGGCGACAGAGGCGTGAAAATCAAAGCAGAACCAGATGGGCGCATGTTCCCTGTTACCGACGACTCCCAGACTATTATTGACTGTCTGTTACGTGAAGCCGATAAATATCTTGTTAATATTAAAACAAATCAGGAAGTAAGTACGCTGGAGAAATTACCTGATGGCAGGTGGCGACTGCAGCTACAGGGCGGCCAGCATATGGACGCCGACTTCGTATGTGTAGCCGCTGGTGGCTATGCACAGGCAGGCAAGTTTCACTGGCTGGAACAAACTGGCCATAGTATTGTACCTCCGGCTCCGAGCCTGTTTACTTTCAATATGCCGGGCAATCCCATTACTTCCCTGATGGGTGTAGCTTCAGAAGCATCCGTGAAAATTGCCGGCACCAAATTACAGCAGCAGGGACCTGTGCTGATTACCCACTGGGGTATGAGCGGCCCGGCAATACTGCGACTGTCCGCATGGGGTGCCAGAGAACTGCAGGATATGCAGTATACCTTTACGGCTATTGTCAACTGGCTGCCTTCCTATAATGAAAACTCCCTTCGTGAAGACTGGCCTGCGCTCCGCCTGGAGCTGGGCAAACAAAAAATATATAACCGCAATCCGTTTCAGCTGCCACAGCGCCTTTGGCAGTTCCTGCTGCAGCAATGCGGCATCAACGAAGAAATGCGCTGGGCCGACGTACCGTCCAAAGAACAGAACCGCCTGCAGAAACTGCTGGTGGCAATGGAATTTCCTGTAAAAGGCAAAACTACCTTTAAAGAGGAATTTGTGACCTGTGGAGGTATTACCCTGAGCGAGATAGACCCTAATACCATGGAAAGCCGTATCGCTCCCGGATTATTCTTTGCCGGCGAAGTAATGGACGTAGATGGTGTTACCGGCGGATTTAACTTCCAGCATGCCTGGACCAGCGGCTTTATCGCCGCAAAAACTATCTCCTCGAGATAG
- a CDS encoding aldo/keto reductase: protein MTDLSNYRTLGKSGLRVSPLTLGTMTFGLDWNYGASPEDAKGILAAYLEQGGNTIDTANIYTKGHSEKIIGDYLRETGIRRDGLVLSTKFYGSMHPGDPNSGGTSRKAMIAALEDSLKRLQTDYIDLYWVHAYDPFTPIEETMAALHDLVQSGKVRYIAVSDIPAWKITQAQLLAAFRGWSPFIGLQVEYSLLERTVEGDLIPMAQEMGLGVMPWSPLKQGVLSGKYTRANNGQQQSNRTMMAPMSESTYVVLDKLAEIAQAKQESVAAVALAWVNARPGVTSTIIGARTLEQLQGNLRSLSVTLTAEEMAALDEVTTPVLNFPHPMLPFAANLNQGGTTINGKTSQRPPILP from the coding sequence ATGACAGATTTAAGCAACTATCGTACATTAGGAAAGTCAGGACTGCGCGTTAGCCCGTTGACATTAGGCACCATGACTTTCGGACTGGACTGGAATTACGGTGCCAGCCCCGAAGATGCCAAAGGCATCCTGGCGGCCTACCTGGAACAGGGAGGTAATACTATTGATACGGCCAACATCTACACAAAAGGGCATTCTGAAAAAATTATCGGCGATTACCTCCGTGAAACCGGCATACGCCGCGACGGACTGGTATTATCTACCAAGTTTTATGGCAGCATGCACCCCGGCGACCCCAACAGCGGCGGTACCAGCAGAAAAGCCATGATCGCCGCACTGGAAGACTCCCTGAAAAGATTACAGACAGATTATATCGACTTATACTGGGTACATGCCTACGATCCTTTTACGCCAATTGAAGAAACAATGGCCGCCCTGCACGACCTCGTACAGTCGGGAAAGGTGCGCTACATCGCTGTATCTGATATACCTGCCTGGAAGATCACACAGGCGCAGTTGCTGGCAGCATTCCGTGGATGGTCGCCATTTATAGGTCTGCAGGTAGAATATTCACTGCTGGAAAGGACCGTAGAAGGGGACCTGATCCCGATGGCACAGGAAATGGGCCTCGGCGTAATGCCATGGTCGCCATTGAAGCAGGGCGTATTGTCCGGCAAATATACCCGCGCCAACAACGGGCAGCAACAAAGCAACAGGACGATGATGGCGCCAATGTCAGAAAGTACCTACGTGGTGCTGGACAAACTCGCTGAAATAGCGCAGGCAAAACAGGAAAGCGTTGCAGCGGTAGCGCTCGCATGGGTCAATGCAAGACCAGGCGTAACGTCCACCATCATCGGTGCCCGTACCTTGGAGCAATTGCAGGGCAATCTCCGGTCGCTCTCCGTAACACTGACAGCCGAAGAAATGGCTGCGCTGGATGAGGTGACCACGCCGGTGTTGAACTTCCCGCACCCTATGCTGCCATTTGCCGCAAACCTCAACCAGGGAGGAACCACGATTAATGGCAAAACTTCACAAAGGCCGCCTATCTTACCATAA
- a CDS encoding AraC family transcriptional regulator, which produces MKAKDKPELVVYDAISDLHKAVGVAPPLHPLVSVIRFSDMKPNFPRGERQIRYGFYKVSFIEHADGKIGYGQRYYDFSEGGMAFIGPNQVITDGGVSCGLTGLSFYFHHDFLAKHPLGQQMKQYRFFSYELSEALHLSDKEKSIITDLFRQIENELQTSIDAFSQDLLISYIELLLNYSNRFYNRQFLTRKVANNDLLDKVDQLLTHYLDDGEAQRSGLPTVQFLAQQLHMSPDYLSDMLRVYTGQSTQQHIQQKLMEKARELLLNTDLSTAEIAYALGFEHPQSFNRIFKRKMEVSPMEFRQSFN; this is translated from the coding sequence ATGAAAGCTAAAGACAAACCCGAACTGGTGGTATATGATGCTATCTCAGACCTGCACAAAGCAGTAGGAGTGGCGCCACCACTGCATCCGCTGGTAAGTGTAATTCGCTTCAGTGATATGAAACCGAATTTTCCGCGAGGGGAAAGGCAGATCAGGTATGGCTTTTATAAAGTGTCCTTTATTGAGCATGCTGATGGCAAGATCGGGTACGGGCAACGTTACTACGACTTTTCGGAAGGCGGAATGGCATTTATCGGTCCCAATCAGGTAATTACCGATGGTGGTGTTTCCTGCGGGCTTACGGGACTGTCTTTCTACTTTCACCATGATTTCCTGGCGAAGCATCCGCTGGGCCAGCAGATGAAGCAGTACCGGTTTTTCAGTTATGAATTGTCGGAAGCACTGCACCTCTCTGATAAAGAAAAATCAATTATTACTGATCTGTTCAGGCAGATAGAAAATGAATTACAGACATCTATCGATGCATTTAGTCAGGATTTGCTGATCTCTTATATCGAGTTGCTGCTCAACTACAGCAACCGGTTTTATAATCGTCAGTTTCTGACCAGGAAAGTGGCCAATAACGATTTGCTGGATAAGGTAGATCAGTTGCTGACCCATTATCTGGATGACGGGGAGGCACAGCGTTCCGGACTGCCTACCGTGCAGTTTCTTGCACAACAACTGCATATGTCGCCGGATTATCTGAGTGATATGTTGCGGGTATATACCGGGCAGAGTACCCAGCAGCATATACAGCAGAAATTAATGGAGAAGGCAAGGGAGTTGTTGTTGAATACTGATTTGAGTACAGCCGAAATAGCGTATGCGCTTGGGTTTGAGCATCCGCAGTCGTTCAACAGGATATTTAAGCGGAAAATGGAAGTATCGCCGATGGAGTTCAGGCAATCGTTTAACTAA
- a CDS encoding deoxynucleoside kinase, translating to MRYKFITVEGNIGAGKTTLASMLAKHFSAKLILEEFADNPFLPLFYKSPDQYAFPLELFFMAERYKQLKDMLQSQDLFSDITVSDYLFIKSLLFAKINLPEEEYSLYQKLFDIINPQLVQPELLIFLNAPVKKLQENIKNRNRSYEQSIPDEYLLSVHDVYWQYIKQHPVRTLVIDTTKVDFLRNPEDFNNILKALDQDYEPGVHYLKF from the coding sequence ATGCGCTATAAATTTATTACGGTTGAAGGAAACATCGGAGCGGGAAAAACAACACTGGCAAGCATGCTGGCCAAACATTTCTCGGCCAAACTGATCCTGGAAGAATTTGCTGATAATCCCTTCCTGCCCCTTTTCTATAAAAGCCCGGACCAATACGCCTTCCCGCTGGAACTCTTTTTCATGGCGGAACGCTACAAACAACTGAAAGATATGCTGCAGTCGCAGGATCTCTTCAGCGATATCACCGTGTCTGATTATCTCTTCATAAAAAGCCTGCTGTTCGCGAAAATAAATCTCCCGGAAGAAGAATATTCACTCTACCAGAAACTCTTTGATATCATCAATCCTCAACTGGTACAACCAGAATTACTCATCTTCCTGAACGCTCCTGTAAAAAAACTACAGGAAAACATAAAAAACAGGAACCGCAGCTACGAACAATCCATCCCGGACGAATACCTCCTGAGCGTACACGACGTTTACTGGCAGTATATCAAACAACACCCGGTTCGAACACTGGTCATCGACACCACTAAAGTAGACTTCCTCCGTAACCCGGAAGATTTCAACAATATCCTCAAAGCATTGGACCAGGACTATGAACCAGGCGTTCATTACCTGAAATTCTAA
- the folK gene encoding 2-amino-4-hydroxy-6-hydroxymethyldihydropteridine diphosphokinase yields MNTTILLIGGNLGNPEINLGKAVRLINERIGQVVKKSALYQTAPWGVVDQPDYLNQALVVHTMQDALTTLHTLLDIERTIGRVRQEKWGSRVIDIDMIFFNDDIISLPELKIPHPRMHLRQFVLVPLQEIVPDHVHPVLHKTVNELLLSCPDDLPANKL; encoded by the coding sequence ATGAATACAACAATATTACTTATAGGTGGCAATCTGGGCAACCCGGAAATCAACCTGGGAAAGGCAGTCCGGCTTATCAATGAGCGGATTGGCCAGGTGGTAAAAAAATCTGCCCTTTATCAGACAGCTCCATGGGGAGTAGTAGATCAGCCTGACTATCTCAATCAGGCATTGGTAGTGCATACCATGCAGGACGCATTAACGACCCTGCATACACTGTTAGACATCGAACGGACCATCGGAAGGGTACGGCAGGAGAAATGGGGATCCCGGGTGATAGACATAGACATGATCTTCTTTAATGACGATATTATCTCCCTGCCGGAACTAAAAATTCCACATCCCAGGATGCACCTGCGCCAGTTTGTACTGGTTCCTTTGCAGGAAATAGTACCAGACCACGTACACCCTGTACTACATAAAACAGTTAATGAACTGCTGCTGAGCTGCCCGGATGATCTGCCGGCAAACAAACTATAA
- the sppA gene encoding signal peptide peptidase SppA, which produces MRFLKVFLASLLALIVFTAIGIITLMVFIGKAITPEKVTVAPNSVLVLETSQAYEEQQQINPLAQFLGDDGGNIPGLFQTVRLIENATDDDNIKGIYLKVNGNGNGFATNEELRLALTRFRKSGKFVYAYGEVMGQQDYYVASSADKVYLNPKGGMDFNGFSSQILFLKGTLDRLEIKPEIFYCGKFKSATEPLRETKMTDANRAQTTQFLGELYGTFLTDIGAARKLDTATLHGYANQALIQEPADALKYKLVDGLKYDDEVQAELRSKLNIGADAKISFVSLTKYTDATTLSDGSGDSKIALIYAEGDIVSGDSQRDRTIASDNYVRDIRKAREDNKVKAVVFRVNSGGGSALASEVIWRELSLTKKVKPVIVSMGDYAASGGYYISCMADSIFAQPNTLTGSIGVFGVMFNLSDFFNHKLGVTFDGVKTAEYADLGTTARPMTDAEKRLIQNGVDSTYATFKSRVVAGRKLDAAIVDSIAQGHVWSGVQAVKLGLVDRLGGINDALASAAKVAKLSNYTLVEYPEVKPSVSKVLRSMGNKVQTSMVKKELGENYDIYQQIKDVKAQHGQIQAKMPFEYKFY; this is translated from the coding sequence ATGCGTTTTTTAAAAGTATTCCTGGCATCCCTGCTGGCATTGATCGTGTTTACAGCGATTGGGATCATAACCCTGATGGTATTTATCGGAAAGGCTATCACCCCTGAAAAAGTTACAGTAGCTCCTAACAGCGTCCTTGTCCTGGAAACCAGCCAGGCCTATGAGGAACAGCAACAGATTAACCCATTAGCACAGTTCCTGGGCGACGACGGCGGTAACATCCCCGGCCTCTTTCAGACCGTTCGCCTCATTGAGAATGCTACCGATGACGACAATATCAAAGGTATCTATCTTAAAGTAAATGGTAATGGAAACGGTTTTGCAACCAATGAAGAACTGCGTCTGGCGCTGACCCGCTTCAGAAAATCCGGCAAATTCGTGTATGCGTATGGTGAAGTGATGGGACAACAGGATTATTACGTGGCTTCCTCCGCTGATAAAGTATACCTGAACCCTAAAGGTGGTATGGACTTTAACGGCTTTAGCAGTCAGATCCTGTTCCTGAAAGGTACACTCGACAGGTTGGAGATCAAGCCTGAAATTTTCTACTGCGGAAAATTCAAGAGCGCTACCGAACCTTTGCGCGAAACAAAAATGACCGATGCCAACCGTGCGCAGACCACCCAGTTCCTGGGTGAGCTGTATGGTACTTTCCTGACCGATATTGGCGCTGCCCGCAAATTGGATACCGCTACCCTGCATGGTTATGCTAACCAGGCCCTGATCCAGGAACCTGCAGACGCACTGAAATATAAACTGGTAGATGGACTGAAATATGATGATGAAGTACAGGCAGAACTGAGGTCTAAACTGAATATCGGTGCAGACGCTAAAATCAGCTTCGTTTCCCTGACTAAATATACCGACGCCACTACCCTGAGTGATGGCAGCGGCGACAGCAAAATTGCCCTGATCTATGCGGAAGGTGATATCGTTAGCGGTGACTCACAGCGCGACCGTACCATTGCCAGCGATAACTACGTACGTGATATCCGCAAGGCACGTGAAGATAACAAGGTGAAAGCAGTCGTTTTCCGTGTAAACTCCGGTGGTGGTAGTGCCCTGGCTTCAGAAGTTATCTGGCGCGAGCTGTCGCTCACCAAAAAAGTAAAACCGGTGATCGTTTCCATGGGCGACTACGCTGCTTCCGGCGGTTATTATATCTCCTGTATGGCAGATAGTATCTTCGCACAACCTAATACCCTGACCGGTTCTATCGGTGTATTCGGCGTGATGTTCAACTTGTCCGATTTCTTCAACCATAAGCTGGGCGTAACTTTCGACGGTGTTAAAACTGCCGAATACGCTGACCTGGGTACTACAGCGCGTCCGATGACCGACGCAGAAAAACGCCTGATCCAGAATGGTGTTGATTCTACCTATGCTACCTTTAAATCGAGGGTAGTTGCCGGCAGAAAACTGGATGCTGCCATTGTAGACAGCATTGCACAGGGGCACGTATGGAGCGGTGTACAGGCAGTTAAACTGGGTCTGGTAGATCGCCTCGGCGGTATCAACGACGCCCTGGCCAGTGCTGCCAAAGTGGCTAAGCTGAGCAATTATACCCTGGTGGAATATCCTGAAGTGAAACCTTCTGTGTCCAAAGTGCTGCGCAGCATGGGTAATAAGGTACAAACCTCCATGGTGAAGAAAGAATTGGGCGAAAATTATGATATCTACCAGCAAATCAAAGATGTAAAGGCACAACATGGTCAGATACAGGCCAAAATGCCTTTTGAATACAAGTTTTACTAG